The following are encoded together in the Anaerostipes caccae L1-92 genome:
- a CDS encoding glycyl-radical enzyme activating protein produces MKKADYKKTGVVFNIQKFSVNDGPGIRTVVFFKGCPMHCRWCSNPESQLSEIQILWDQKKCIGCHHCIDVCPSKAISLIQDHIRVHAEKCIGCRQCVLECPGKALKSEGETKTVQEVLNVVLQDKDFYEESGGGITLSGGEFLSQPEFAAELLLASKENGLHTCCETTGFADPEIFNGVIKHLDYILFDMKHWNTAKHKEGTGVSNDLPLFNMKHAIQAGKEVLPRIPVIPGFNDSFEDAARLADTLLKAGADKCQLLPFHQFGENKYDLLGQAYDYHDIPSMHREDLQDYLQTMIDCGILAFF; encoded by the coding sequence ATGAAAAAAGCAGATTATAAAAAAACAGGTGTTGTTTTTAATATTCAAAAATTTAGTGTCAATGACGGTCCAGGCATCCGAACGGTTGTTTTTTTTAAAGGCTGCCCTATGCACTGCCGCTGGTGTTCAAATCCCGAAAGCCAGCTTTCAGAGATCCAGATTCTATGGGATCAAAAAAAATGTATTGGGTGTCATCACTGCATAGATGTATGTCCGTCCAAAGCAATTTCTTTGATTCAGGACCACATCCGCGTTCATGCAGAGAAATGCATCGGATGCAGACAATGTGTACTCGAATGTCCCGGTAAAGCATTAAAATCAGAAGGGGAAACCAAGACAGTACAGGAAGTCCTTAATGTAGTGCTGCAGGATAAAGATTTTTATGAAGAAAGCGGCGGCGGCATTACTCTTTCCGGCGGTGAATTCCTTTCCCAGCCCGAATTTGCCGCTGAACTGCTGCTTGCCTCTAAGGAAAATGGACTGCATACTTGCTGTGAGACAACAGGATTTGCTGATCCGGAAATCTTTAACGGCGTAATAAAACATCTTGATTACATACTATTTGATATGAAACATTGGAATACCGCAAAACACAAAGAGGGCACCGGTGTATCCAATGATCTTCCTCTATTTAATATGAAGCACGCCATCCAAGCAGGAAAAGAAGTCCTCCCAAGAATTCCTGTGATCCCGGGATTCAACGACTCCTTTGAAGATGCCGCCAGGCTGGCAGACACCCTGCTGAAAGCCGGAGCAGATAAGTGTCAGCTGCTTCCTTTTCATCAGTTCGGTGAAAACAAATATGATTTATTGGGTCAGGCGTATGATTACCATGATATACCGTCTATGCACAGGGAGGATTTGCAGGATTATCTTCAAACAATGATTGATTGCGGGATTCTTGCATTTTTTTAA
- a CDS encoding glycyl radical protein, which produces MENKAHFGSLTDRMSAFREEVLDEKPYIDAERALLATQAYKENQNQPRVMVRALMLKKILENMTIYIEDKSVIAGNQATKNANAPIFPEYTMEFILNELDLFEKRDGDVFYITEETKQQLREIAPFWENNNLRARGEALLPDEVSVFMETGVFGMEGKLNAGDAHLAVNYERLLAEGLKGYEERTKAFKDALDFTDPESVDKNEFYKAVLIVIEAVHHFALRYSRLAEELAGKEKDPKRKAELEEMSRICSKVPYEPASSFKEAVQSVWFIQLILQIESNGHSLSYGRFDQYMYPYYKKEIQDGTMTEEEAGEILTCLWIKTLTINKIRSQAHTLSSAGSPMYQNVTIGGQTPDKKDAVNELSFAVLKSVAQTRLTQPNLTVRYHQNINKQFFDECIEVMKLGFGMPALNNDEIIIPSFINWGVKEEDAYNYSAIGCVETAVPGKWGYRCTGMSYINFPRVLLCAMNNGVDLTSGKRFTKGYGYFKDMDSYEDLLAAWDKTVREMTRYSVIVENVIDKASERDVPDILCSALTDDCIGRGKTIKEGGAVYDFISGLQVGIANMADSLAAIKQLVYEEKKITKEQLWNAILDDFQSPENQKIQEMLVNDVPKYGNDNDDVDLLVLEAYDSYLDEIKKYPNTRYQRGPIGGIRYGGTSSISANVGQGMGTKATPDGRNAFEPLAEGCSPAHNADKNGPTAVFKTVSKLPTEKITGGVLLNQKMTPQMLSTEENKQKLEMLIRTFFNRLHGYHVQYNIVSKETLLDAQVHPEDHKDLIVRVAGYSAFFNVLSKKTQDDIIERTEQTL; this is translated from the coding sequence ATGGAAAATAAAGCGCATTTTGGATCACTGACAGACAGAATGAGTGCTTTTCGTGAAGAAGTCTTGGATGAGAAACCCTATATCGATGCTGAGAGGGCATTGCTGGCGACTCAGGCCTATAAAGAGAATCAGAATCAGCCCCGTGTTATGGTGAGAGCGCTTATGCTGAAGAAGATTTTGGAAAACATGACGATTTACATTGAAGACAAATCTGTGATCGCCGGCAACCAGGCAACGAAGAATGCCAATGCTCCGATTTTTCCCGAATACACAATGGAATTTATTCTGAACGAATTGGATCTCTTTGAGAAGAGAGATGGAGATGTATTTTATATAACAGAAGAAACAAAACAGCAGCTTCGTGAGATTGCACCATTTTGGGAGAATAATAATCTGCGCGCAAGAGGTGAGGCGCTTCTTCCTGATGAAGTCAGTGTCTTTATGGAAACCGGTGTTTTCGGCATGGAAGGAAAACTAAATGCAGGAGATGCCCATTTAGCAGTGAATTATGAAAGACTTCTGGCTGAGGGATTGAAAGGATATGAAGAAAGAACAAAGGCTTTCAAAGATGCTCTTGACTTTACTGATCCGGAGAGTGTTGATAAAAATGAATTTTATAAGGCTGTCTTGATTGTGATTGAGGCGGTTCATCATTTTGCACTGCGTTACAGCAGACTGGCAGAAGAATTAGCAGGCAAAGAGAAGGACCCGAAGAGAAAAGCAGAACTGGAAGAGATGAGCAGGATTTGTTCTAAGGTTCCGTATGAACCTGCATCTTCTTTCAAAGAAGCTGTACAGTCTGTCTGGTTCATTCAGCTGATCCTGCAGATCGAGTCAAACGGACACTCTTTAAGTTACGGAAGGTTTGACCAGTATATGTATCCGTATTATAAAAAAGAGATTCAGGACGGAACGATGACAGAGGAAGAGGCAGGAGAAATCCTGACATGTCTCTGGATCAAGACACTGACCATCAATAAAATAAGATCCCAGGCACATACCTTAAGTTCAGCCGGCTCTCCTATGTATCAGAATGTTACGATCGGCGGACAGACACCGGATAAGAAAGATGCGGTGAATGAATTAAGTTTTGCAGTACTTAAATCTGTTGCACAGACAAGGCTTACCCAGCCCAACCTGACGGTGCGGTATCATCAAAATATCAACAAGCAGTTTTTTGACGAATGTATCGAAGTTATGAAGCTTGGATTTGGAATGCCGGCACTGAACAATGACGAAATTATCATACCTTCTTTTATCAACTGGGGTGTCAAAGAAGAGGACGCTTATAATTACAGCGCCATTGGATGTGTAGAGACCGCAGTTCCCGGCAAGTGGGGATACCGCTGTACGGGAATGTCTTATATCAATTTTCCGAGAGTTCTGCTCTGTGCCATGAATAATGGCGTGGATCTGACAAGCGGAAAGAGATTTACAAAAGGTTATGGTTATTTTAAGGATATGGACTCCTATGAGGATCTGCTGGCAGCGTGGGATAAGACTGTAAGAGAAATGACCCGTTACAGTGTCATTGTTGAGAATGTCATCGATAAAGCATCTGAAAGAGATGTGCCGGATATTCTCTGCTCTGCGCTTACGGATGACTGCATCGGAAGAGGAAAGACCATCAAAGAAGGCGGAGCTGTTTATGATTTTATTTCCGGACTTCAGGTTGGAATTGCAAATATGGCAGATTCTCTGGCTGCGATTAAGCAGCTTGTTTACGAAGAAAAGAAAATTACAAAGGAGCAGCTCTGGAATGCGATTCTTGATGATTTCCAGTCTCCGGAGAATCAGAAGATTCAGGAGATGCTGGTCAATGACGTACCAAAGTACGGCAATGACAATGACGATGTAGACCTGCTGGTTCTTGAAGCATATGATTCTTACTTAGATGAAATCAAGAAATATCCAAACACTCGTTATCAGAGAGGACCGATCGGAGGGATACGCTACGGCGGCACATCTTCCATCAGTGCCAATGTGGGGCAGGGTATGGGAACTAAGGCAACGCCGGATGGAAGAAATGCATTTGAACCTTTAGCGGAAGGCTGCAGTCCTGCACATAATGCGGATAAAAACGGACCGACCGCGGTATTTAAAACTGTTTCTAAACTTCCCACAGAGAAAATAACCGGAGGTGTCTTATTAAATCAGAAGATGACGCCGCAGATGCTTTCTACGGAAGAGAACAAACAAAAGCTGGAAATGCTGATCCGTACATTTTTCAACCGACTGCACGGATATCATGTACAGTATAATATTGTGTCAAAAGAAACGCTGCTGGATGCGCAGGTACATCCGGAGGACCATAAAGATCTGATTGTCCGTGTGGCCGGATACAGTGCATTCTTCAATGTACTTTCTAAAAAAACACAGGATGATATTATTGAAAGAACAGAGCAGACACTGTAA
- a CDS encoding transaldolase family protein produces MKLMIDDANIERIKEIYEFYPVDGVTTNPSILAKSKRSPYDVLKEIREFIGDEAELHVQTVSGDAHGIAEEAHKIVKELGKNTYVKIPAVPEGFKAMQELKKEGIKLTATAVYTPMQAFLAAKSGASYAAPYINRIDNMGYNGIQAAKKIHDIFRNNGLNTEVLAASFKNSQQVLELCEYGIGASTAAPDVIEGLVKNQAITSAIDDFVKDFEGLTGIGKNMTSC; encoded by the coding sequence ATGAAATTAATGATTGATGATGCGAACATCGAACGGATTAAGGAAATTTACGAATTTTATCCGGTGGATGGTGTGACCACGAATCCATCTATTTTGGCTAAAAGTAAAAGAAGTCCTTATGATGTACTCAAAGAAATCCGTGAGTTTATCGGGGATGAAGCGGAACTTCATGTGCAGACTGTGTCAGGCGATGCGCATGGAATTGCTGAAGAGGCACATAAAATCGTCAAAGAGCTCGGAAAGAATACTTATGTAAAAATTCCGGCTGTTCCTGAAGGATTTAAGGCAATGCAGGAATTAAAGAAAGAGGGTATTAAACTGACGGCAACTGCGGTTTATACACCGATGCAGGCGTTCCTTGCAGCAAAGAGCGGGGCATCCTACGCAGCCCCTTATATTAACCGGATTGATAATATGGGATATAACGGTATCCAGGCTGCAAAAAAAATCCATGATATTTTCAGGAATAATGGACTGAACACAGAAGTGCTGGCAGCCAGCTTTAAGAATTCTCAGCAGGTGCTGGAACTATGTGAATACGGAATCGGCGCTTCTACAGCCGCACCGGATGTGATTGAAGGATTGGTAAAAAATCAGGCAATCACATCAGCGATTGATGACTTTGTGAAAGATTTTGAGGGATTAACAGGCATAGGAAAGAACATGACCAGCTGCTGA
- a CDS encoding Gfo/Idh/MocA family protein, with product MVRFAVIGTNFITDNFMDAGSQCEGFKVQAVYSRSMEKAKEYAEKYGIEDCYDSLDALAAAKDIDAVYVASPNALHAGQSIKMLKAGKHVLCEKTIASNSGELEQMLKAAEENQVMVIEAMRSVFDPGFAAIQENLPKLGKIRRATFQYCQYSSRYDNFKKGIIENAFKPELSNGSLMDIGVYCVHPMVKLFGLPNEISAHCLKLSNGVDASGTIVAMYDEMQAELMYSKITNSALPSQIQGEEASMIITEIPDTTKIEIVYRNGDREEIKIDKKANNMYYEIEEFIRLAEAKESAQIHNQYSVLELKVMDEARKQMGIVFPADQ from the coding sequence ATGGTCAGATTTGCAGTAATCGGAACAAATTTTATAACAGACAATTTCATGGATGCGGGGAGCCAATGTGAAGGCTTTAAGGTTCAGGCAGTGTATTCAAGGAGTATGGAAAAGGCAAAAGAGTATGCAGAGAAATATGGGATCGAAGACTGCTATGATTCCCTTGATGCTCTGGCGGCTGCAAAAGACATCGATGCAGTTTACGTGGCATCTCCCAACGCGCTCCATGCAGGACAGAGTATAAAGATGCTGAAAGCCGGCAAGCATGTCCTGTGTGAAAAAACCATTGCATCTAATTCCGGCGAATTAGAGCAGATGCTCAAGGCCGCAGAAGAAAATCAAGTCATGGTCATTGAAGCGATGCGTTCCGTGTTCGACCCTGGTTTTGCGGCAATTCAGGAAAATCTTCCGAAGCTCGGAAAGATCCGCAGGGCAACGTTCCAGTACTGCCAGTATTCCAGCCGGTATGACAATTTTAAAAAAGGAATCATAGAAAACGCATTTAAACCGGAGCTGTCCAACGGATCTCTGATGGATATCGGCGTCTACTGTGTGCATCCGATGGTAAAACTGTTCGGACTGCCCAATGAAATCTCAGCTCACTGCCTGAAACTTTCCAACGGAGTGGATGCGTCCGGAACCATTGTGGCTATGTATGATGAAATGCAGGCGGAGCTTATGTACTCTAAGATTACAAATTCCGCACTTCCAAGCCAGATCCAGGGAGAAGAGGCTTCTATGATCATAACGGAAATTCCGGATACAACAAAGATCGAGATTGTCTATCGGAACGGTGATAGAGAAGAGATCAAAATAGACAAAAAGGCCAACAACATGTATTATGAGATAGAGGAATTCATTCGGCTGGCAGAGGCAAAAGAAAGTGCGCAGATACATAATCAGTACTCTGTATTGGAGCTGAAGGTCATGGATGAAGCGAGAAAACAGATGGGAATCGTATTCCCGGCAGATCAATAG
- a CDS encoding heme-degrading domain-containing protein — MEDIKTLIDQMNEEQKELVLKSFTNEEACALGIQMYQKALKENKPIVISITKNRKQIFYAAMEGTSKNNEDWVRRKENTVYDFEKSSYEMKLSMDLKQDDMWNRYGLEKGDYAQAGGSIPVFVSGTGMIGTVTVSGMAQSEDHAFVTEALKTLK; from the coding sequence ATGGAAGATATCAAAACATTAATTGATCAGATGAACGAGGAGCAGAAAGAACTTGTTCTCAAATCATTCACAAACGAAGAAGCCTGTGCTTTGGGTATCCAAATGTACCAGAAAGCTTTGAAAGAAAACAAACCGATTGTCATTTCCATTACAAAGAACAGAAAGCAGATTTTTTATGCGGCAATGGAGGGCACGTCTAAGAACAACGAAGACTGGGTCCGCAGGAAAGAAAACACGGTTTATGATTTTGAAAAAAGTTCTTACGAAATGAAATTGTCGATGGATCTCAAACAGGATGACATGTGGAATCGGTATGGGCTGGAAAAAGGTGATTATGCGCAGGCAGGAGGAAGCATTCCGGTCTTTGTTTCCGGGACAGGAATGATCGGAACCGTGACCGTATCCGGAATGGCTCAAAGTGAAGACCACGCCTTTGTAACAGAGGCATTAAAAACGCTGAAATAA
- a CDS encoding response regulator transcription factor, with product MQKILIVEDDRELNRTICYALKKEGYDIYSAYSVCEAKAIYRQEKMELILLDVNLPDGEGFSLCRWMKGQREVPVLFLTARDLEEDALEGYGSGAEDYITKPFSIRILKEKIRVVLKREKTGRENFFDDGFLKIDFERAKVEAGGKECMVTPTEFRLLRQFVLNRGQLLTYAVLLERIWDSGGCFVDKHALAVNVNRLRKKIEDGEHHYISNIYGMGYQWLES from the coding sequence ATGCAGAAAATACTGATCGTGGAAGACGACCGGGAGCTAAACCGGACGATCTGCTATGCGCTGAAAAAAGAGGGGTATGACATATATTCAGCGTATTCGGTTTGTGAGGCGAAAGCCATATATCGACAAGAAAAAATGGAACTGATTTTATTGGATGTTAATCTGCCGGACGGAGAAGGATTTTCTCTCTGCAGATGGATGAAAGGACAGAGGGAAGTCCCGGTTTTGTTTCTGACAGCGAGAGATTTGGAGGAGGATGCCCTGGAGGGCTATGGTTCCGGGGCGGAAGACTACATTACAAAGCCGTTTTCTATCAGAATATTAAAAGAAAAAATCCGCGTGGTTTTAAAGAGGGAAAAGACCGGCAGAGAAAATTTCTTTGACGATGGATTTTTAAAGATAGATTTTGAGAGGGCAAAGGTAGAGGCGGGCGGAAAAGAATGTATGGTTACTCCTACGGAATTTCGGCTGCTCCGTCAGTTTGTCCTGAACAGAGGACAGCTTCTGACCTACGCTGTGCTGCTTGAACGTATCTGGGACAGCGGGGGCTGCTTCGTGGATAAACACGCTCTGGCAGTCAACGTAAACCGTCTGAGAAAAAAGATCGAGGACGGAGAGCATCATTATATTTCTAATATTTATGGGATGGGATATCAATGGCTGGAATCATGA
- a CDS encoding sensor histidine kinase, which translates to MAGIMTAAACCLFFISVFMGIKIWKLKRDVFFFSDRLIRCLNDMTCGREPENIEEEGDTLWNKVYERLQKLERIWKRESAENLEEKKKMKSLISDISHQTKTPIANIKLYEEVLLDEGLDSAEAGEFLQKIRIQTEKLDFLLQSMVKMSRLETGIIEVRCMKLPLCGTLQRAVEAIVLKAEKKQIRLSVDCDEDIVVHHDTKWTEEAVFNLLDNAVKYTGREGNIEISVSVQEIFTKISIRDSGKGIALERQAEIFTRFYREPEVYDQEGIGVGLYLARKIITMQGGYIQVCSEVGKGSDFQIYLPNG; encoded by the coding sequence ATGGCTGGAATCATGACAGCAGCGGCATGCTGCCTTTTTTTCATATCGGTTTTTATGGGCATAAAAATATGGAAGCTAAAACGGGATGTTTTCTTCTTCAGCGACCGTCTGATCCGGTGTCTGAACGATATGACCTGCGGCAGGGAGCCGGAAAATATAGAAGAAGAGGGAGATACTCTGTGGAATAAAGTTTACGAAAGGCTTCAGAAGCTGGAGCGCATCTGGAAGAGGGAAAGCGCAGAAAATCTGGAAGAGAAGAAAAAAATGAAAAGCCTGATCTCGGATATTTCCCATCAGACGAAAACTCCCATTGCGAATATCAAGCTCTATGAGGAGGTGTTGCTGGATGAAGGACTGGATTCGGCAGAAGCAGGGGAATTTCTCCAAAAGATAAGGATTCAGACTGAAAAGCTGGATTTTCTTCTGCAGAGCATGGTAAAAATGTCCCGTCTGGAGACAGGAATCATAGAAGTCCGCTGTATGAAATTACCTTTGTGCGGGACGCTTCAAAGAGCAGTGGAGGCAATCGTTTTGAAAGCCGAGAAAAAGCAGATACGCCTGTCTGTGGACTGCGATGAGGACATTGTGGTACATCATGATACAAAGTGGACGGAGGAGGCTGTCTTTAACCTGCTCGACAATGCGGTAAAGTATACCGGCAGAGAAGGAAATATTGAAATCTCGGTGTCAGTCCAGGAGATATTTACGAAGATCAGTATCAGGGATTCCGGGAAGGGGATTGCCCTGGAGCGTCAGGCAGAGATTTTTACAAGGTTTTACCGGGAACCGGAGGTGTATGACCAGGAGGGGATCGGTGTGGGGCTTTATCTGGCGAGGAAGATCATAACAATGCAGGGAGGCTATATCCAAGTCTGTTCTGAGGTTGGAAAAGGTTCCGATTTTCAGATTTACCTGCCCAATGGGTGA
- a CDS encoding ABC transporter ATP-binding protein, which yields MESYIVETRALKKYYQLGTNVVKALDGVDFRVKDQEFVSIIGKSGSGKSTLLHMIGGLDVPTEGEVYIDGKNLAKMNREQLAVFRRRKIGFIFQNYNLVPDLNLYENVTLPIELDGDCVDREFIDEILNLLKLQEKKEALPNTLSGGQQQRAAIARAIASKPSMILADEPTGNLDTASSHDVLGLLKAVAGRFKQTVVLITHDQDIAQLSDRIVHIEDGRIMRGSDAYAGK from the coding sequence ATGGAATCATATATAGTAGAGACACGGGCATTGAAAAAATATTATCAGCTGGGGACGAACGTTGTGAAAGCGCTGGATGGGGTAGACTTCAGGGTGAAAGATCAGGAGTTTGTATCCATTATCGGTAAATCGGGAAGCGGGAAGAGTACGCTCCTTCATATGATCGGAGGGCTGGATGTGCCGACGGAAGGTGAGGTGTATATAGACGGAAAGAATCTTGCCAAAATGAACAGGGAACAGCTCGCGGTCTTCCGCAGGAGAAAAATTGGATTCATATTTCAGAATTACAATCTTGTCCCGGATTTAAATCTGTATGAAAATGTAACCCTGCCCATTGAACTGGATGGAGACTGTGTGGACAGAGAATTCATTGATGAGATCCTGAATCTTTTGAAACTGCAGGAGAAAAAAGAGGCGCTGCCCAATACCCTGTCCGGAGGACAGCAGCAGAGGGCGGCCATTGCCAGAGCCATTGCATCGAAACCTTCGATGATCCTGGCGGATGAACCTACGGGGAATCTGGACACTGCTTCCAGCCATGATGTGCTGGGGCTTTTAAAAGCGGTAGCGGGTCGGTTTAAACAGACCGTTGTTCTGATTACCCATGATCAGGATATTGCACAGCTTTCAGACCGCATCGTTCACATCGAGGACGGACGGATCATGAGAGGAAGTGATGCGTATGCTGGAAAATAA